In the genome of Hymenobacter cellulosivorans, one region contains:
- the porK gene encoding type IX secretion system lipoprotein PorK/GldK — MNKFLVLPLVALSALFLGGCGFGKGPQGDLVGAEDRPEFNPQEVPFGMVPCPGGTFHMGQTDQDISASMVNMNKQVTIAGFYMDETEITNNEYRQFMNAIRQDSIDVLGEEYVMTELYPDTTVWVRDFTYHMGDPLMEYYYTHPAFDDYPVVGVDWFAAKYFCNWRTKNKNAANAEAGLAPTPNFRLPSEAEWEYAARGGRDLATYPWGGPYLRNSKGCMLANFKPGRGDYASDGYAYTAPVGAFFPNDFGLYDMSGNVSEWCDDAYMEASVPVVWDMNPTNPDDNEPRKVVRGGSWKDISYFLETGTRNFEYQDSARSYIGFRTAMIQIGSAL; from the coding sequence GACCGCAAGGCGATTTGGTCGGAGCGGAGGACCGCCCCGAGTTCAATCCGCAGGAAGTTCCTTTTGGCATGGTACCCTGCCCGGGTGGAACCTTCCACATGGGACAAACAGACCAGGACATTTCAGCTTCCATGGTCAACATGAACAAGCAGGTGACTATCGCCGGCTTCTACATGGATGAGACGGAGATTACTAACAATGAGTACCGTCAATTCATGAACGCCATCCGTCAGGACTCTATTGACGTGCTGGGCGAGGAATATGTGATGACGGAGCTTTATCCTGATACGACCGTCTGGGTTCGGGACTTCACTTACCACATGGGTGACCCGCTGATGGAGTATTACTACACCCACCCTGCTTTCGACGATTATCCCGTAGTAGGAGTGGATTGGTTCGCTGCCAAGTATTTCTGCAATTGGCGCACCAAGAACAAGAATGCTGCTAACGCTGAAGCTGGTTTGGCTCCTACGCCTAACTTCCGCCTGCCTTCTGAGGCTGAGTGGGAATACGCTGCCCGCGGTGGTCGTGACCTTGCTACCTATCCTTGGGGTGGACCTTACCTGCGCAACTCGAAGGGCTGCATGCTGGCTAACTTCAAGCCCGGCCGCGGTGACTACGCCAGCGACGGTTATGCTTACACGGCTCCAGTAGGCGCTTTCTTCCCTAATGACTTCGGCCTGTATGACATGTCAGGCAACGTATCCGAGTGGTGCGATGATGCCTACATGGAAGCTTCGGTGCCGGTGGTATGGGATATGAACCCTACCAACCCTGATGACAACGAGCCTCGCAAAGTAGTGCGTGGTGGCTCTTGGAAAGACATCTCTTACTTCTTGGAAACGGGCACTCGCAACTTTGAGTACCAAGATTCCGCTCGCTCTTACATTGGTTTCCGCACTGCTATGATCCAGATTGGATCGGCTTTGTAA
- the uvrC gene encoding excinuclease ABC subunit UvrC, whose amino-acid sequence MAAKDHLQEQIRHLPHRPGIYKFFDDEGIIYVGKAIDIRKRVSSYFNKQDHNKKTQQLVRNIKRIEFTIVDSESDAFLLENNLIKQNQPKYNILLKDGKTYPYLCLTNERFPRLLPTRKKINDGSRYYGPYANLTAMNILLELIRALYPLRTCTYNLSPENVAAGKFKVCLEYHLGNCKGPCEGLVDEESYNQNIQQIRNILSGNLSVPKAYFKEKMMAAAQDQQFELAHSFKQKLDRLDEFQAKSTVVNASLSNIDVFSIAANEKSAFINYLKVMNGAIILTQSVEVQKKLDETDPEILAPMIMQMREEFESQSREILVNVALPELPIANATVTVPQIGDKRKLLELSIKNVMYLRKEKESMNDRSKDLNEVRIMETIKKDLRLTELPKHIECFDNSNFQGDNPVAAMVCFRNAKPSKKDYRHYHIKTVVGPNDFDSMYEVVTRRYRRLVDEGASLPQLVIVDGGKGQLSMAVKALKDLNLWGQIPVIGIAKRLEEIYVPNDPLPLYIDKKSESLRLFQRMRDEVHRFGITFHRSRRDAATLKTELTDVKGLGPVTAEKLLTKFKSVKKIKELTEAQLIEEVGKAKARILLNYFSEQEAAETNSSAE is encoded by the coding sequence ATGGCTGCCAAAGACCATCTGCAAGAACAAATCCGGCACCTGCCCCACCGGCCGGGCATCTACAAATTCTTTGACGACGAAGGCATTATCTACGTCGGCAAGGCCATCGATATCCGCAAGCGGGTCAGCAGCTACTTCAATAAGCAGGACCACAACAAGAAGACCCAGCAGCTGGTGCGCAACATCAAGCGTATCGAATTCACTATCGTGGATAGTGAGTCCGACGCATTTCTGCTGGAAAATAACCTTATCAAGCAGAATCAGCCCAAATACAACATTCTGCTGAAGGATGGTAAAACCTATCCCTACCTCTGCCTGACCAACGAGCGTTTTCCGCGTCTGCTGCCCACGCGCAAGAAAATCAACGACGGCTCGCGCTACTATGGTCCGTACGCCAACCTGACGGCGATGAACATCCTGCTGGAGCTGATCCGGGCCCTCTACCCCCTCCGTACCTGCACCTATAACCTCTCGCCCGAAAACGTAGCGGCCGGCAAGTTTAAAGTGTGCCTGGAATATCATTTGGGCAACTGCAAAGGTCCGTGTGAAGGTCTAGTGGATGAGGAATCCTACAACCAGAACATCCAGCAGATACGCAATATTTTGAGCGGTAACCTGAGCGTACCCAAGGCCTACTTCAAGGAGAAGATGATGGCCGCCGCCCAGGACCAGCAGTTCGAACTGGCCCATTCTTTTAAGCAGAAGCTCGACCGACTTGACGAGTTCCAGGCCAAGTCAACAGTGGTCAATGCTTCACTGTCCAATATCGACGTTTTCAGCATTGCTGCTAATGAGAAAAGCGCCTTTATCAACTACCTGAAGGTGATGAACGGGGCCATTATCCTGACCCAATCAGTGGAAGTGCAGAAAAAGCTCGACGAAACCGATCCTGAAATCCTGGCCCCGATGATTATGCAGATGCGGGAGGAGTTCGAAAGTCAGTCGCGCGAAATCCTGGTCAATGTGGCTCTGCCCGAGCTGCCCATTGCCAATGCGACGGTCACCGTCCCTCAAATTGGCGACAAGCGTAAGCTGCTGGAGCTTTCCATTAAGAACGTTATGTACCTGCGTAAGGAGAAGGAAAGTATGAACGACCGGTCCAAAGATCTCAACGAGGTACGCATCATGGAAACCATCAAGAAGGATCTACGCCTCACTGAGCTGCCTAAGCACATTGAATGCTTCGACAACTCCAACTTCCAGGGCGACAATCCGGTGGCTGCCATGGTATGTTTCCGCAATGCTAAGCCTAGTAAGAAAGACTACCGCCACTACCACATCAAAACGGTGGTGGGCCCCAACGACTTTGATTCGATGTACGAAGTCGTCACGCGGCGCTATCGGCGTTTGGTGGACGAAGGTGCCTCCCTACCCCAGCTAGTCATCGTCGATGGTGGCAAAGGCCAGCTTAGCATGGCTGTCAAAGCCCTAAAAGACCTGAACCTTTGGGGTCAGATTCCCGTCATCGGCATTGCCAAGCGCTTGGAGGAGATTTATGTTCCCAACGACCCGCTACCGCTCTATATCGATAAAAAGAGCGAATCATTGCGCCTGTTTCAACGCATGCGCGACGAAGTGCACCGCTTCGGCATCACCTTCCACCGTAGCCGCCGCGACGCCGCCACGCTCAAAACGGAGCTGACGGACGTAAAGGGTCTGGGGCCCGTCACTGCGGAGAAGCTGCTGACCAAGTTTAAGTCGGTAAAGAAGATCAAAGAGCTGACCGAAGCACAACTGATTGAAGAAGTAGGTAAAGCGAAGGCTCGTATTTTGCTCAACTATTTTAGTGAGCAGGAAGCTGCTGAAACCAATTCCTCCGCCGAGTAA
- the porN gene encoding type IX secretion system ring protein PorN/GldN yields the protein MNKFLSFAALAASLTLSVSASAQEQATTASSNGSYRPIPNSDIMFRKTIWRAVDLREKQNKPMFSEGKEISRVILEAVKRGELQAYRNDSLTSTFNASEVSGRMSYVEASAGLSDEEKAAGFTDETSDDGWGAKPSKKGKGKTAAKPKAPAAPPSYEYRYKDLYQMELKEDMIFDKKRSRMYHDIKTVTLLVPSTLSSNVSGIETPIGTFKYSDLVRVFRANPDKAIWFNSQNDAQHKNLADAFELWLFNSYIVKVSNPNDSRLDEVYGGPQQGILAAQQAASDLIEYEYNLWSF from the coding sequence ATGAACAAATTCCTCTCCTTCGCCGCTTTGGCGGCCAGCCTGACGCTGTCGGTCTCAGCATCGGCTCAGGAACAAGCTACGACCGCCAGCAGCAACGGCTCGTACCGCCCGATCCCAAATTCGGACATTATGTTCCGGAAAACGATCTGGCGTGCGGTTGACCTTCGCGAAAAGCAGAACAAGCCCATGTTCTCGGAAGGCAAAGAAATCAGCCGGGTAATTTTGGAAGCAGTGAAGCGTGGCGAACTCCAGGCCTACCGCAATGACTCGCTGACGTCTACCTTTAATGCTTCGGAAGTATCAGGTCGGATGTCGTATGTAGAGGCTAGCGCCGGTCTAAGCGACGAAGAGAAAGCTGCTGGTTTTACCGACGAAACCTCTGATGATGGCTGGGGTGCCAAGCCTTCCAAAAAGGGCAAAGGCAAAACGGCTGCGAAGCCTAAAGCTCCCGCTGCTCCGCCAAGCTACGAGTACCGCTATAAGGACTTGTATCAGATGGAATTGAAAGAGGATATGATCTTTGACAAGAAACGGTCACGGATGTATCATGACATCAAAACCGTCACGCTGCTGGTTCCTTCCACGCTGAGCTCGAACGTATCCGGTATTGAAACTCCAATTGGGACTTTTAAATACAGCGACTTGGTACGCGTATTCCGGGCTAATCCAGATAAGGCTATCTGGTTTAACTCGCAGAACGATGCCCAGCACAAGAACTTGGCTGATGCTTTCGAATTGTGGCTGTTCAACTCCTACATCGTAAAGGTTTCGAACCCGAACGACTCACGTCTGGATGAAGTATATGGCGGGCCGCAGCAGGGTATCCTGGCTGCTCAGCAAGCCGCTTCCGACCTGATTGAGTACGAGTACAACCTGTGGAGCTTCTAA
- a CDS encoding penicillin-binding protein 1A: MAYPATKSKNTRKPQRPGRFTGLTRTLWFLFGGGVLGLILYILAVSVNFLNLFGRMPNLKTLENPKSELASEIYSADGVLMGKYFRENRTPADYEDLPQALIDGLIATEDVRFEGHSGIDFKGLAAIPYYMVKGNVRRGSSTLTQQLAKMLFRTREDLNDGRLSQVPGLRTLIIKTKEWIVAVQLERNYTKREILRMYLNTAEFGSNAFGINVAAKTFFNKQPRKLNLEESALLVGLVNGPSWFNPVRNPERSKRRRDWVLGQMKKYAFIEEPAYAAAVAKPIVLHYSVENSNKGIAPYFRAEVSKALLQWAKETDHDLYADGLKIYTTVDSRMQKYAESAVAEHMKQQQKMFDAHWKGQLPWRDENGKIIPNFLQTAIRRTERYRSLDNRFEGNKDSINYYLKKKYKMMVFSWKGEKEVMMSPLDSLAYYKRYLHAGFMAMNPLNGQIKAWVGGTNFKYFKYDHVKQGKRQPGSTFKPIVYTAAIDQGYSPCYQRPDIATTFPPVAGRAPYTPKNFEGGFSGRTFTLRQALARSMNSITAWLVQKLGPETVVSYAKRLGITSPIEAVPAVGFGSSDVSIYELSGAYSTFVNKGVWTAPMMVTRIEDKNGNVLREFVPQTREALSEETAYLMTYMLQASTTEQGGTSVILKTGFKFPYEIGAKTGTTSNYSDAWFMGITPDLVCGMWVGGEDRSIHFRNGSYGQGARAALPIYGLFMRKVYADKSIGVSTSPFPKPEQPLSIEIDCSRYYGGQRDTIPYDQKLNQTDLQDIDEEDI, from the coding sequence ATGGCTTACCCCGCCACCAAGTCCAAGAATACCCGCAAACCGCAACGCCCAGGCCGTTTTACGGGTCTTACCCGCACTCTCTGGTTTTTATTCGGGGGCGGCGTCTTGGGCCTGATTCTGTATATTCTGGCTGTTAGCGTCAACTTCCTGAACCTGTTTGGGCGCATGCCCAACCTCAAGACGCTGGAAAACCCGAAGAGCGAACTGGCTTCCGAAATCTATTCGGCCGACGGGGTACTGATGGGCAAGTATTTCCGGGAAAACCGCACACCCGCCGATTACGAAGACCTGCCTCAGGCCCTGATAGATGGCCTGATTGCCACCGAGGACGTGCGCTTCGAAGGCCACTCCGGTATCGACTTCAAGGGCTTGGCAGCCATTCCCTACTACATGGTGAAAGGTAACGTACGGCGCGGCTCCAGCACCCTGACGCAGCAGCTGGCCAAGATGCTGTTCCGCACCCGTGAAGACCTCAATGACGGACGCCTGAGCCAGGTCCCGGGCCTGCGCACGCTCATTATTAAGACCAAGGAGTGGATTGTGGCCGTGCAGTTGGAGCGTAACTATACCAAGCGCGAAATCCTGCGCATGTACCTCAATACGGCCGAATTTGGGTCCAATGCCTTCGGTATTAACGTAGCGGCCAAGACGTTCTTCAACAAACAGCCGCGCAAGCTCAACCTAGAAGAATCAGCGCTGCTGGTGGGATTGGTCAACGGCCCGTCCTGGTTTAACCCGGTTCGTAACCCGGAACGCTCCAAGCGCCGCCGCGACTGGGTATTGGGCCAGATGAAGAAATACGCCTTCATTGAGGAGCCTGCCTATGCCGCTGCCGTGGCCAAACCCATTGTGCTACACTACAGCGTCGAAAACTCGAATAAAGGCATTGCGCCATACTTCCGCGCCGAGGTCAGCAAGGCGCTGCTGCAATGGGCCAAGGAAACCGACCACGACCTGTATGCCGACGGCCTGAAAATATATACTACCGTTGATTCTCGGATGCAGAAATACGCCGAATCAGCGGTGGCCGAGCACATGAAGCAACAGCAGAAGATGTTCGACGCGCACTGGAAAGGCCAGCTGCCCTGGCGCGACGAAAACGGCAAAATCATTCCTAACTTTCTGCAAACTGCTATCCGGCGCACCGAGCGGTACCGCTCCCTCGACAACCGTTTTGAGGGCAACAAGGACTCCATCAATTACTATCTGAAGAAGAAGTACAAGATGATGGTCTTCTCCTGGAAGGGTGAAAAGGAAGTCATGATGTCGCCCCTCGACTCCCTAGCCTACTACAAACGCTACCTGCATGCCGGCTTTATGGCCATGAACCCGCTCAACGGGCAAATCAAGGCCTGGGTAGGCGGTACCAACTTCAAGTACTTCAAGTATGACCACGTGAAGCAGGGCAAGCGGCAGCCGGGTTCCACGTTCAAGCCGATTGTGTACACGGCTGCTATCGACCAGGGCTACTCGCCTTGCTACCAGCGCCCCGATATTGCTACCACGTTTCCGCCCGTAGCCGGCCGAGCACCCTACACGCCCAAAAACTTCGAAGGCGGGTTCTCGGGCCGCACCTTTACGCTGCGGCAAGCCCTAGCCCGTTCTATGAACTCCATTACAGCCTGGCTGGTGCAGAAACTAGGACCCGAAACGGTGGTATCGTATGCCAAGCGCCTTGGCATCACCTCCCCCATCGAGGCCGTGCCGGCCGTGGGCTTCGGCTCCAGTGATGTGAGCATCTACGAACTGAGCGGGGCCTACAGCACCTTTGTGAACAAGGGCGTCTGGACGGCTCCGATGATGGTAACGCGCATCGAGGACAAGAACGGCAACGTACTCCGCGAATTCGTGCCCCAAACGCGCGAAGCTCTCAGCGAGGAAACAGCTTACCTGATGACCTATATGCTGCAAGCCTCCACTACGGAGCAGGGCGGTACCTCGGTTATCCTGAAAACCGGCTTCAAGTTTCCGTACGAAATCGGGGCCAAAACCGGTACTACCAGCAACTACTCCGACGCCTGGTTTATGGGCATCACGCCGGATCTGGTATGCGGCATGTGGGTCGGCGGTGAAGACCGGAGCATTCACTTCCGCAACGGCTCCTACGGCCAGGGCGCCCGGGCCGCCTTGCCCATCTACGGCCTGTTTATGCGCAAGGTCTACGCCGATAAGAGCATCGGCGTCAGCACCAGCCCCTTCCCCAAGCCCGAGCAGCCGCTGTCCATCGAAATCGACTGCAGCCGCTACTATGGCGGGCAGCGTGACACGATTCCCTACGACCAGAAGCTTAACCAAACCGACTTACAGGATATCGACGAGGAAGATATTTAA
- the porM gene encoding type IX secretion system motor protein PorM/GldM, producing the protein MAGGKETPRQKMIGMMYLVLTALLALQVNSAILLKFKFLDDSLSAINNKVSKSNDGTVKGIQAQVEKNRNQAGDLAVLKQSEEIRKTTQDMIAYLGTVREKLLTATENKGKNEFKNMSAEDKVASTMLGGKRDGLAYDMKNKLNTYSSYIGKFVPGIAPLALDAKDDPMVTDKEQRNKNFAELNFENTPVVAALATLAQKEAEVLKYESDALAAQSAKVGGNIIVFDKVGAFASAESNTVAAGTKYKAELFLTASATGLKPSMTLNGSPLAVGPDGKGKVEFTARPGSFDAAGNAKAQWTGTIRFKQNGRDTTFKVTVPYTVTKPVMQIQSASVQALYFKCGNKLSVQVPALGAQYKPGFSASGASVISGAKTGEVTLVPNSREVTLSVSSGGNAIGSQTFQVRPIPKPEIKCIVGGREANEKQGTPITAVRNMSLKAVPDAGFATFLPDDARYRVTRYEVTLVRGKRPAIPTRTINGPEANLNDVVNSAREGDRLYIEVKEVRRLNFQDQQEEVNVAKQFNIPLL; encoded by the coding sequence ATGGCGGGAGGAAAAGAAACTCCAAGGCAGAAGATGATTGGCATGATGTACCTGGTACTGACTGCTCTTCTAGCCCTTCAAGTAAACTCAGCAATACTGCTCAAATTCAAGTTCCTCGACGACAGCCTTTCTGCTATCAACAATAAGGTTTCGAAGTCGAACGATGGTACGGTAAAAGGCATCCAGGCGCAGGTTGAGAAAAACCGCAACCAAGCTGGAGACCTAGCTGTGCTGAAACAAAGCGAAGAAATTCGCAAGACGACCCAGGACATGATTGCCTACTTGGGCACTGTTCGCGAAAAGCTCCTGACTGCCACTGAAAACAAGGGCAAGAATGAGTTCAAGAATATGAGTGCCGAGGATAAAGTCGCTAGCACCATGCTGGGCGGCAAAAGAGACGGTCTGGCTTACGATATGAAGAACAAGCTCAACACTTATTCTTCGTACATCGGCAAATTCGTTCCTGGTATTGCTCCTCTGGCACTCGATGCCAAGGACGATCCGATGGTTACTGACAAAGAACAGCGTAACAAGAACTTCGCTGAACTGAACTTCGAAAACACTCCAGTAGTAGCTGCTCTGGCTACTCTGGCCCAGAAAGAAGCTGAAGTTCTGAAGTACGAGTCGGATGCTCTGGCTGCACAGTCGGCTAAAGTTGGTGGCAATATCATCGTGTTCGACAAAGTAGGTGCTTTTGCCAGTGCTGAGTCGAATACAGTAGCTGCTGGTACTAAGTACAAAGCAGAGCTGTTCCTGACGGCTTCGGCTACCGGTCTGAAACCTTCGATGACCCTGAACGGCAGCCCGCTGGCAGTTGGTCCCGATGGCAAAGGCAAAGTTGAATTCACGGCTCGTCCTGGCTCGTTTGATGCCGCTGGCAATGCCAAAGCCCAGTGGACTGGCACTATCCGCTTCAAGCAGAATGGCCGCGACACGACCTTTAAAGTGACGGTTCCTTACACGGTGACCAAGCCTGTAATGCAGATTCAGTCCGCTTCGGTACAGGCTCTGTATTTCAAGTGCGGCAATAAGCTAAGTGTACAAGTACCCGCTCTGGGTGCCCAGTACAAGCCAGGCTTCTCGGCTTCCGGCGCTTCGGTTATCAGCGGTGCTAAAACGGGCGAAGTAACCTTGGTGCCTAACTCGCGCGAAGTAACTCTGAGCGTGAGCAGCGGCGGCAACGCCATCGGCTCACAGACCTTCCAGGTTCGTCCGATTCCTAAGCCTGAGATTAAGTGCATCGTAGGTGGCCGTGAGGCTAACGAAAAGCAGGGGACACCCATCACGGCGGTCCGTAACATGAGCCTGAAAGCTGTACCGGACGCTGGTTTCGCCACCTTCCTGCCTGATGATGCTCGTTACCGCGTAACTCGTTACGAAGTGACTCTGGTTCGTGGTAAGCGTCCCGCTATTCCGACCCGCACCATCAACGGCCCCGAGGCAAACTTGAACGACGTAGTAAACTCGGCCCGCGAAGGCGACCGTCTTTACATCGAAGTGAAAGAAGTTCGTCGTTTGAACTTCCAGGATCAGCAGGAAGAAGTAAACGTAGCGAAGCAGTTCAATATTCCGTTGCTGTAA
- the porL gene encoding type IX secretion system motor protein PorL/GldL, producing the protein MAAKGGSFLYDVVMPKVYGIGAAVVIVGALFKIQHWDGASEMLIVGLGTEALIFLLSAFQPTSHEPDWSLVYPELSEGYDPSTGNKSFAATDNNSKGLTKKLDDMLKDANVTPEAISSLGAGLNRLSTTTQQLSSLGDATNATEEYTTKVRSAAQSLERINDAYSNTVEAITAMSSATADAREYHLQVQNVTKNLGALNAVYEMELQDANTHLKSMNKFYGTLSQAMENLTEAGKETDQFKQEVTQLTSNLGSLNRVYGNMLNAMRATS; encoded by the coding sequence ATGGCAGCAAAAGGCGGTAGTTTCCTGTATGACGTGGTTATGCCCAAGGTGTACGGCATCGGGGCCGCAGTCGTAATCGTCGGGGCTTTGTTTAAAATTCAGCACTGGGATGGCGCTAGCGAAATGCTTATCGTTGGTCTCGGCACTGAAGCATTGATTTTCCTACTCAGCGCATTTCAACCTACTTCACACGAACCTGATTGGTCATTGGTTTACCCCGAGTTGAGCGAAGGATACGATCCTTCAACGGGTAACAAGAGCTTCGCGGCTACGGATAACAACAGCAAGGGCTTGACCAAGAAGCTGGACGACATGCTGAAGGACGCCAACGTAACGCCCGAAGCTATTTCTTCCCTGGGCGCTGGCCTGAATCGTCTGTCGACGACCACGCAGCAGCTTTCCTCGCTGGGCGATGCTACGAATGCTACTGAAGAGTACACGACCAAAGTTCGTTCGGCTGCTCAGTCGCTGGAGCGCATCAACGATGCTTACTCGAACACGGTAGAAGCCATCACCGCTATGTCGAGTGCTACGGCTGATGCTCGTGAGTACCACCTGCAGGTACAGAACGTAACCAAAAACCTGGGCGCTCTGAATGCAGTGTACGAAATGGAGCTGCAGGATGCCAATACGCACCTGAAATCCATGAACAAATTCTATGGTACCCTGAGCCAGGCCATGGAAAACCTGACCGAAGCTGGCAAAGAAACCGACCAGTTCAAGCAGGAAGTAACTCAGTTGACCAGCAACTTGGGTTCATTGAACCGGGTGTATGGCAACATGCTCAACGCTATGCGTGCTACCAGCTAA